In the genome of Myxococcus guangdongensis, the window CGATGCGGCGGAAGTGCTGCGCGAAGCTCAACTCGACCTGGAAGTGGGCGCCGCTGGCGCCGCGGTTCTCGCCCACGACGCCGAAGCGATTGAGCCCCGCGGTCGGGTCGATGAGCACGTACTGGCTGGAGCCGGGCAGACGGTTGAACGGCCCGTGGTTCTTGATGATGGGATAGGCCTCGACGAGGACCTCGGGGGAGAACACGTCGCTCATCACCTTGCGCCGGTCGACGTCGAACACGAACAGCTTGTCGTTCTGCACCTCGAAGCTGACCACCCGTGTGCCCAGGCTGGCCCCCGCGCCGCCGATGACGCCGCCCGGATGGCGCTGCTTGGAGTACGCGGAGAGGAACCACTTCGCGCCCAGCTCGGCGCGGTGGATGGCCAGATAGAAGCTGCCTCGCGTCGGGTCCACGGCGCTCGAGAGTCGTTGAACGAGCTCCTGTCGCCGCGCGTCGTCCACTTCGCGGGGGATGGCCAGCAGGGGCGCTCCCAGCTCGACGTGGAGTTCGGCCTCGGTGGAGGGGCGCGATGCTGGCTCACCACAGCCCGTGCCGAGGCTCACCGCCAGACAGAGGGCACTCCACCACCTGCGTCGCTTGGGGAGACTCCCAGGGGACATGTCGGACTCCAGGTTCCGGGGGAGGGATTCCCTCCGGTGCTGGAGCAACGAGACAGTGCGGGCGAGTCCCTCACGAGGTTCGGGTGCGGTGGGAATACCCATCACCGTGATGGGTATCCGATAGGGCGGGTGTGAGGGAGCCTGGACGCTGCCGCACGCGTCCAATGGCTCGAACGACGCGAGTCCTTGCGCCTGGGTGCAACGGTTGCGACATCAGGCGTGGGACGCGCGGCGCATGGCACCGGCACCTCTTCGTCTGGGCGGACATCCTTCGCGATGCGGGTGGTCGGCGGCTCGAATCCTTGCGCGCCTGGGTGCGCCGGTTGTGACCCAGGACGTGTGACGCGCGGCGCATGGCGCCGACGCCTCTTTGTCGGAGCGCACCGTTCGCGACTTCAGGCCCTCAGCCGCGCGAGTCCTTGCGCGCCTGGGTGCGCCGGTTGCGACCGCGGACATGTGACGCGCGGCGCATCGAGCCGAAGCCCTGCTGCTTGCGCGCCCCGCCCTTGCGACGCTGGGCCTTCACCTGGCGCACAGAGCCCGTCGCGGTGCGACCCGCGGCGCTCATGCGGCGCACAGGCTTGCGTCCACCCACGGCTCGCGTCGCCGCGCCCGTTCGAGTCCGCGTCGTCGCGCCCGCGCGCGTCCTGCGCACCCCTCCGGTGGTCCGCGTCGCCGTGCCCGTCCGAGTCCTCCGCGTGCTCCCGCCCGCGGCCCTCGGGGTCTTCCGCGCACCCGTCGCCTTCTTCGCGACCCGGGCCCGCTTGGCCATCATCGCCTCCTGGCGGTCCATCATCGCCAGGCGCTTCTCGAAGCGCATCAGCGCCTGACGGAAGTAGGTCGCCTTGCGCCGCGTGTTCGCGTTGCCCTCGGCGCGCTTGGAGCGCGTGGGCGTGCGCTTGCCCAGAGCTTCGCGCCGCTGCCGCGTCGCCAGGCCGTCATACTTGTCCATCAGCCGCCGCGCGCGCTGGATGCGACCTTGCACCTCGCGGCGGGACAGCTCCATCAGGTTTCGGGGCGCGCTGGCGAGCACGAGCTGGGCTTCGTTCTCCGTCAGCAGGGACATCTTCTTCTCGGGCGTCGTACGCAAGGGCCTGCTCCTTCGAGGCAATGTGGACTACCTCGCGCAACGTCGACACGTGTGCCCCGGGCAGCAACCTGCTCTCCGGGGCGATGGCCCCTACTCGAACACCGACACCTCCGAGAGCGCCGAGATGGGAAGCGTCCACGAGCCTCCGTCCGAGAACACCCGCAGGCGCACGAAGCGCACCGGCACCTCCCCCGTCAGCGCCACCTCGACGAAGCGCGCCGGGCGCTTCACGTCCAGCGGCCCATCCCCATAGGGGCTGTCCTCCTCCGTGTGGTCGAGCGCCATGGAGAAGCGAGGCTCTCGAATCTCGACGTCGTCGTAGTTCTCGAAGGGCGTGCTCCCCAGCGTCGCCCAGCTCCCTCCATCCAGGCTGCCCTCCACCTGGAAGAGGAGCTTGGGTGGCCCCCCCGAATACAGCTCCACCTCCCGGATGACGGCATGTCGGGGACGGATGGGCGCCTCCCACTGGAGCACCACCTCGTCCACGCCGGTGTCCGTCTCGCCCTGCGTGGTGCGCACCTTGCTCAGCGAACCATCCGTGTACGGACACGGCTCGCCCTCGGGTGCTGGCGTGCACGAGGCCCCTCGGCTCACCGGATGCAAGGTGCCCTGGGGCACGGGGACACGGGGGCCTCGCCACTCCACGCGGAACGACACGCTGCTGTCATTGGAGGCCAGCGGACGGAAGACCCAGGTGCCCAGGCTGACCGCGCGAACCTGTGCCTCCACCCCGGCGAAGTCCTCCAGTTGATAGGGATTGGGACGCCAGGGCGCCGCCGCGTCCTGGACCTCCCACAGCCGCCCTCCCGGGCCATGCAACTGGACCACGGGGACCGGCACCCACGGCTCGATACGAACCGGGTCCGGACTCATGCCCGTCTCCCATTGCAGCAATCGCCCCGAGGGTGGAAGCGGCGGCACCGGTGGCGCCCCGCCGAACGACAGCGCGAGCCCCTCCGCGTCCCGCCCCACCGTCAGGTTCGGCGCCCACGGGCGAAGGGGCGGGACCTCCACGTCGTCGTCGAAGACGAAGGACGTGTACACGCCATGGCCCTCCTCGAGCGGCGCGGCCAGGCGGAAGCGGTACTGGATGAGCTCGAACTCCCGCTCCTCCACGGCGTCCCCGTGGAGCACCTCCAGCGTGACGTTCCCCGCGCCCTCGCTCAAGGTCTCCGTGTAGGGCTTGAAGCCCACGTACTCCGGACGCTCGTAGCTCGGCTGGCGTGTGCGCTCCAACGTCAGCGCGACGTCCGGGCGCGGTGAGCCATCCAGGTGTTGCAACAGGCCGTAGACGAAGATGGGGTCATCCGGCCTGCGGTCACAGCCCACGGCGAGCAGCGCGAACAGGGGCAGGGGACGCAGCAGTCTCAGCATGTCAGTAGGTCCCCTTCGCGCCGAGCAGCGGCAGGATGATGGGAAGGCGCAGGGGCTTGCGTTCGGGCTGCTGGGCCCTGTCGAAGCCGTAGTCGTACGCGAACACCTCCTGCCGCGCGGACACGTTGAGGATGTCCAGGTACGCGTCGAGCGTGAAGTCCTCCATCGCCCACGACTTCGCCACGCGCAGGTCCACGCGGAAGAACGCATCCAGGCGCTCCGCCTTGTCGCGGTCCTGTCGCACCCAATCCTGGGCGCCGTCCGCGCGAGTCACCAGTCGCTGCGTCAGCGTGGTGATTTCGCCGGACTCGGGGCGGCCGGTGTTGAAGTGCACCACCGTGCCCACCGTCCAGTTGTTGCCGAACTTGTAGCTCAGCGCCGCGTTGAGCACGTGCGCCTGCTCGAAGGCGAAGGGCAGCGTGCCCTCCACCGACTCCACCACGCGGTCATCATCCCCGTAGCGCTCGAAGCGCACGCGCCGCTTGCTCTGCAGGAAGCTGTAGGAGACCCAGCCGAACCAATCCCTCCCCAACGGATGCCGCGCCATCAGGTCGATGCCGTACGCATAGCCACTGGCGGACGGGTCCGGCGTGTCGAGCCCTCGACGCCGACGGTTCTCCACCACCTGCTGCAGGTCCAGCTCCACCGTGCGCGTGAGCGGGTTGTAGAAGACGTCGCCGCTCAGCTCCAGGCCCTCCATCGCCTTCCACTCGGCGCCCACGTCGAACTGCAGCCCCTCCTGGAGTCCGTGGCGCAGGCTCGACGTGTCCACCGCGGGAAGGTGCACCAGCACCGTGGGCGTCTGGTGGAAGACGCCCGCGCCGCCCTTGAGCACGAGCGCGTCCGAGAGCTGGTGCCGCACGGTGAGCCTCGGCTCCGCCACCGTGTGATTGATGCCAGGGGACAGGTGGTAGTTGTCCACGCGCACGCCGGGCTGCACCAGCCACCCGGGCACGGGCAGCCACGTCGCGGACAGATACGCGCCGGAGAACATCGCCAGCGAGGACGGGCTCTTGAGCGGGTCCGTCGTCTCGCCGGGCCGGCTGCCAGGGGGGATGGCGGTGCCCCGGATGTCCGTGGCCGCGCGCCGGTGTTCGATGTCTCCGCCGACGGCGAGCTCCAGCGTGTCGCTCATCCGCCGCTTCCACCCCGCGCGCGCCGCGAAGGTGAGCTGTCGGAGCGCGTACTCACCGACGTCCTGGTAGTCGATGGCGCCGCTCGCCGCGCGGAAGGACTCCTGGCCGGTGAAGCCCAGCGCATCCGTGCCGAAGGTGACGCCCACCTCCGCGTCGCCGCCCGCGAGCGGGTGCGTGCCGCGCAAATCCACGCGGTGGAAGCTCGACACGATGCGGCCGCCCGTCATGTCCACCCAGTCGAGCGACGGCGAGGAGCCCACGTCGTCCGAGCTGCCCAGCGCGAACAGCCGCAGCCGCCCCTGGCCCACCTTCTGTTCGACGCGCGCCTGATAGTCCCAGAAGTCGGCGTGGAGCTTCTCCGTCTCCGCCGAGCTGAGCAGCTTGGAGCCGAGCGTTATCAACAGCGCCGAGTAGCTGATGCGCCCCGCGACGCTGACGGAGGTGCCGGTGCTCTCGAACGGGTACTCGATGAAGCCGCCGGCGTTGATGGGGTCCACCGAGGCGGTGACGTGCAGCCGGTCCTCGCGTGGACGGCTCAGTCGTCCATCCACCGCGCCTCCCAGGAGCCGGCCGTACTGCACCGGCGGCGTGCCCGGGAAGAAGTCCACGGTGTCGATGAAGTCCGGGTGGAGCACCGCCGGCCCGAGCATCAGGTGGTACAGCATGGGGATGCGCACGCCGTCGAGGAAGAAGCCCGTGGCCGCGGGCTGGCTGCCGCGCACCACCGGGTAGCTGATGCCCGAGGCGAGGCTGCCCACGCCCGGCATCAACATCACCACGCGGAACGGGTCGCCCAACGTCCCTGGGACCTCACGCAGCTCCTGCTCGTGCAGCGTGATTCGCGTCACCTCCGTGCGCGGGCGCTCGTCGCGCACCACCGTCTCGTAGGGATTCACCCGGCCGGGCTGCAGCCGGTAGATGACCTGGAGCGACTGTCCCTCCGACAGCGTCTCCTCGAACGCGCCCGTCTGATGCCCCGGCGCGCGCACCTCCACGCGGTGGGCGCCGGGCGGCAGCGCCAACGTGAAGCGCCCCTCCATGTCCACGGTGCCCGAGGGCTCGGTGGCGCCGTCGACGAAGAGCGTGGCGTCCGTGAGGGGACGGCGCGTGCCTCGGGCCCGCACCTCTCCGGCGAGGCTCGCGGTGGAGCGGGGCACGGGGGCGGGTGGCTCGAAGCGATAGACGAAGGGCAACCGCACCGCCACCGGCGCGCCGGCGAGCGTCGCGGGCTTGAAGCGCAGCCCTTTCGCGGCCCGCATGGCCGACTCGATGAGCCGGGGCTCCAGGGGCGCCGCGGTGACCTTCGTCTCCACCACCACCCCCTGGACGTCCACCAAGAGCTCCAGCGACACCTCGCCCGGTGTGCCCTCGAGCCCCTCGGGCCACTCGGCGGGGGAGGGGGCCTCCAGCACAGGTGGCTGGAGCCGGGCGTCCTGGCCCACGGTGAGGACCCCCAGTCGCGCGGAGTCCTCGGCGGAGAGCACGAGGCAGCCGTCGACGTCCTGGAGCTCGACCTCGACGGCGCGCGGGTCCGACGCGGGCGTCGGGATGCCCTGCGCGTGCGCGAGGACGGACAGCGTGGTGACGGCGAGCAGCGGGAGGACGGCACCGCGTCTGGAACCCATGAGGCCCCCTTCAACACCCGTCAGCCGCGGAACTGTCACCCCGGCGAGTCTCCAGGTGGGCGCAGCCTCGCCGCGTCCCTGGGGAACATCGAGGGTTTTGTTCGATTACGCGGAAAGTCATGCATCGCGCGTGCGGTGTGTCCCTCACCGCGGGTCCGGGTCGGCGGGTACGAGTCCGCCGTCATCCCGAGGACGTCAGGGGCGCACGTTCGTGCGTCCGCGTGTGTGGCAACTCACGGAGGAAGGGCACGGGCGTGGGGCCCGGGTGGAGGGCCCGGGAGGGCACCATTACCGTTGAGTCCACGCGGGGCTTCTCGTGGGGAAGGAGTCGGGGCGATGCGCGCGCAGAAGGAGCAGCTGCTCTTCCAGGCGATGGAGCAGGGCCTGTCGGGACGGTGCGACGAGGCCACGGCGGCGCTGGGGGCGCTGGAGTCGATGCTGGACGTGGACGTGGTGCCGGAGGATTTGGGCTACCAGCTCTTCGCCACGGCCGTGCGGCACCGCCTGGCGGGCGCGGGGAGCCGCAATCCCTATCTGCACCCCGACGCGAGCGAGCGGCAGATTGACTTGTTCCGCTCGCTGATGGCCCACATGCCGCTGGCGTCCACGGCCGACGCGCTGGCGAACGCGGTGCTGGAGTCGCTGCTCGGTGGACGGCAAGAGGCCACGCTGGTGGACGTGGGCATCGGCCAGGGGCGCCAGGCCGTGCGGCTGTTGCAATCCCTGTCGCGCCGTGGCGCCGTGCCCGGGCGGCTGACGCTGGTGGGCGTGGACCCGAGCGGGGCGAGCCTCGCGCAGGCGCGTGCGGCGACGGAGCGCGTGGCGCGCGAGGTGGGCGCGAGCGTGCGCTTCATCGGCGTGGAGTCCCCGGTGGAGGCGATGAGCGAGGCGACGTGGTCGACGCTGCGCGCGCTGCCGGGCCCCCGGGTGGTGAACGCCGCGTTCGCGCTGCACCACGTGGCGGAGGCGCCGGGCAGCCAGGGGCCGGCCCGCGACGCGGTGCTGCGCCAGCTGCGCGCGCTGGAGCCCACGGGCCTGGTGATGTGCGAGCCGAACACGGACCACTTCCAGGCGGCGCCCCTGGAGCGCTTCGGCCACGCGTGGCGGCACTTCACCCATGTCTTCCAGCTGCTGGACTCCCTGGGCGTGCCGGGCGACGAGCGCGCCGCCATCAAGCGCTTCTTCGGGCGCGAGGTGGAGGACGTGGTGGGCACGGTGGACGAGTCCGCCCGCTGCGAGCGCCACGAGACGGCGCGCATGTGGATGGCGCGGCTCACGCGCGCGGGCTTCGAGCCCCTGGCGCTGCTCGAGCACCTGCGCCCCGACGGCGTGCACCCGGCGCTGACGCTCGAGCGCGCGCCGGGCGTGGTGGGCCTGCGCTGGCGGGACGAGGTGCTGGTGGCGGTGCTGGCCGCGCGGCCCGTGCCGACCCGCGGTTGAGGCCCGGCGGGAGGTGCGCGAGGATGGCGCGGTGACGCCGGGAAACGACGGGCAGGACGACGCGCGCGGGGAGCGGACGCTGGAGGAGCGCGTGCTGGAGCGCTGCCAGCGCGCGGGGGTGCGGCTGGTGCTGGTGGAGGCGTGCGCCGGCGGGCTCTTGTGCGGGCGGCTGACGGAGGTGCCCGGGGCCTCGGCGGTGGTGGAGCGCGGCTTCGTGCCGTACTCCTACGAGTCCAAGGTCGAACAGCTCGGCGTCCCGCTCGAGCTGCTCCAGGCGCATGGCTCCGTGAGCGCGCAGGCGGCCCAGGCCCTGGCGCAGGGGGCGTTGGAGCACTCGCGCGCGAACTGGGCCATCGCGGAGACGGGCATCGCGGGCCCTGGCGGGGGCACGCCGAACAAGCCCGTGGGCCTGGCCTTCATCGCGGTGATGCGGCGGGGCGGTGAGGTGACGGTGGAGCGCCATGTCTTCGCCGGGGCCCGCGGCCAGGTGCGCGACGCGGTGGCCCGGCGCGCCTTCGCGCTGTTGCTGGAGCGGCTGAGCGTCGAATCCTGAACCGGACATCCACCCCGCACTCCCGGGTGTCTGGGCTCTCCACCA includes:
- a CDS encoding GRAS family protein; the encoded protein is MRAQKEQLLFQAMEQGLSGRCDEATAALGALESMLDVDVVPEDLGYQLFATAVRHRLAGAGSRNPYLHPDASERQIDLFRSLMAHMPLASTADALANAVLESLLGGRQEATLVDVGIGQGRQAVRLLQSLSRRGAVPGRLTLVGVDPSGASLAQARAATERVAREVGASVRFIGVESPVEAMSEATWSTLRALPGPRVVNAAFALHHVAEAPGSQGPARDAVLRQLRALEPTGLVMCEPNTDHFQAAPLERFGHAWRHFTHVFQLLDSLGVPGDERAAIKRFFGREVEDVVGTVDESARCERHETARMWMARLTRAGFEPLALLEHLRPDGVHPALTLERAPGVVGLRWRDEVLVAVLAARPVPTRG
- a CDS encoding TonB-dependent receptor domain-containing protein; translation: MGSRRGAVLPLLAVTTLSVLAHAQGIPTPASDPRAVEVELQDVDGCLVLSAEDSARLGVLTVGQDARLQPPVLEAPSPAEWPEGLEGTPGEVSLELLVDVQGVVVETKVTAAPLEPRLIESAMRAAKGLRFKPATLAGAPVAVRLPFVYRFEPPAPVPRSTASLAGEVRARGTRRPLTDATLFVDGATEPSGTVDMEGRFTLALPPGAHRVEVRAPGHQTGAFEETLSEGQSLQVIYRLQPGRVNPYETVVRDERPRTEVTRITLHEQELREVPGTLGDPFRVVMLMPGVGSLASGISYPVVRGSQPAATGFFLDGVRIPMLYHLMLGPAVLHPDFIDTVDFFPGTPPVQYGRLLGGAVDGRLSRPREDRLHVTASVDPINAGGFIEYPFESTGTSVSVAGRISYSALLITLGSKLLSSAETEKLHADFWDYQARVEQKVGQGRLRLFALGSSDDVGSSPSLDWVDMTGGRIVSSFHRVDLRGTHPLAGGDAEVGVTFGTDALGFTGQESFRAASGAIDYQDVGEYALRQLTFAARAGWKRRMSDTLELAVGGDIEHRRAATDIRGTAIPPGSRPGETTDPLKSPSSLAMFSGAYLSATWLPVPGWLVQPGVRVDNYHLSPGINHTVAEPRLTVRHQLSDALVLKGGAGVFHQTPTVLVHLPAVDTSSLRHGLQEGLQFDVGAEWKAMEGLELSGDVFYNPLTRTVELDLQQVVENRRRRGLDTPDPSASGYAYGIDLMARHPLGRDWFGWVSYSFLQSKRRVRFERYGDDDRVVESVEGTLPFAFEQAHVLNAALSYKFGNNWTVGTVVHFNTGRPESGEITTLTQRLVTRADGAQDWVRQDRDKAERLDAFFRVDLRVAKSWAMEDFTLDAYLDILNVSARQEVFAYDYGFDRAQQPERKPLRLPIILPLLGAKGTY
- a CDS encoding CinA family protein, with the translated sequence MTPGNDGQDDARGERTLEERVLERCQRAGVRLVLVEACAGGLLCGRLTEVPGASAVVERGFVPYSYESKVEQLGVPLELLQAHGSVSAQAAQALAQGALEHSRANWAIAETGIAGPGGGTPNKPVGLAFIAVMRRGGEVTVERHVFAGARGQVRDAVARRAFALLLERLSVES